A window from Gossypium raimondii isolate GPD5lz chromosome 7, ASM2569854v1, whole genome shotgun sequence encodes these proteins:
- the LOC105797431 gene encoding agamous-like MADS-box protein MADS3, whose amino-acid sequence MGRGRVELKRIENKINRQVTFSKRRNGLLKKAYELSVLCDAEIALIIFSNRGKLYEFSSSGMTKTLERYQRCCFIPHDNTHERETQSWYLEVIKLNAKYEALERTQRHLLGEDLGPLNMKELHNLEKQLEGALARARQRKTQIMMEQMDDLRKKERQLGDLNKQLIVKLEAEGQNLETIQGLWSCCGAEATENFPLHLSQTQPTECDLQPVLQIGYHHYVEAEGSSAPTGMAGETNFIHGWVI is encoded by the exons ATGGGGAGAGGAAGAGTGGAGCTGAAGAGGATAGAAAACAAGATTAACAGACAAGTGACCTTCTCTAAGAGAAGAAATGGCTTACTCAAGAAAGCTTATGAGCTTTCCGTGCTTTGTGATGCTGAGATTGCTCTTATCATCTTCTCCAATCGCGGCAAGCTCTATGAGTTTAGCAGCTCAGG TATGACCAAGACCCTTGAGCGATATCAACGTTGCTGCTTTATTCCTCATGACAATACCCATGAACGTGAAACTCAG AGTTGGTACCTAGAAGTAATCAAGTTGAATGCAAAATATGAAGCACTGGAACGCACTCAAAG GCATTTGCTTGGAGAAGATCTTGGACCATTGAATATGAAAGAACTGCATAACCTTGAGAAGCAACTTGAAGGAGCTCTTGCAAGGGCTAGACAACGGAAG ACACAGATTATGATGGAACAAATGGATGACCTACGCAAAAAG GAGCGTCAGCTTGGAGACCTTAACAAACAGCTGATAGTCAAG CTTGAAGCAGAAGGACAAAACCTGGAAACAATCCAGGGTTTATGGAGTTGTTGTGGTGCAGAAGCAACTGAAAACTTTCCTCTGCATCTGTCTCAGACACAACCTACGGAATGTGATCTTCAACCTGTTTTGCAAATAGG GTATCATCACTATGTTGAGGCTGAAGGATCTTCAGCCCCCACAGGCATGGCTGGTGAGACCAATTTCATCCATGGATGGGTCATTTGA